Proteins from a genomic interval of Candidatus Firestonebacteria bacterium RIFOXYD2_FULL_39_29:
- a CDS encoding protein-export membrane protein SecF gives MIQLFGNTKINFVGLRFIAYIISSVLVFSGLFAIVQMSRGKGNIGIDFAGGSVVSIKFKKELDAGKIREVLDKNGFKDTGIQQIADTPTDPKLKVLLRIKASNVKIGGLKEAMTKVFTEGFPGEVFEIDRIEDMGPIVSAKLKGQAFWAIFFAILSIMVYIWFRFEFRFGLAGAVATLHDVLAVIGIFYFMNKEFTLLFVTALLTLAGYSLTDTVVVFDRIRENLKIRVKDNLDTIINSSVNEVLSRTFMTSLTVLIVVTSLFLYGGEVIHDFSFALMMGVVIGTYSSWFVASPILIEWEHAMERKAVVVKK, from the coding sequence ATGATTCAATTATTTGGTAATACGAAAATTAATTTTGTCGGGCTGAGATTTATAGCATATATAATATCCAGTGTGCTGGTTTTTTCCGGACTTTTTGCAATTGTTCAAATGTCCCGAGGAAAGGGTAATATTGGAATTGATTTTGCCGGAGGAAGTGTTGTTTCTATTAAATTTAAAAAAGAATTAGATGCTGGTAAGATCAGAGAAGTGCTTGATAAAAATGGGTTTAAAGATACGGGAATACAACAGATAGCCGATACGCCGACTGATCCAAAATTAAAGGTCTTGCTCAGGATCAAAGCTTCAAATGTCAAGATTGGTGGTTTGAAAGAGGCTATGACAAAAGTATTTACTGAAGGTTTTCCGGGTGAAGTATTTGAAATTGACCGGATTGAAGATATGGGTCCGATCGTAAGTGCAAAGCTTAAGGGTCAGGCATTCTGGGCAATATTTTTTGCGATACTTTCTATTATGGTCTATATCTGGTTCCGTTTTGAATTCAGATTTGGCCTGGCCGGTGCTGTGGCTACCCTTCATGACGTGCTGGCTGTTATTGGAATATTTTACTTTATGAATAAAGAGTTTACACTTCTCTTTGTTACTGCTCTTTTGACTCTGGCAGGCTACTCCTTGACTGACACCGTAGTTGTGTTTGACAGAATAAGAGAAAATCTAAAGATAAGAGTTAAAGATAATCTTGATACTATTATAAATTCCAGTGTAAACGAAGTGTTAAGCAGGACTTTTATGACTTCGCTTACAGTTCTTATCGTTGTGACGTCTTTGTTTTTATATGGAGGGGAAGTTATTCATGACTTTTCTTTTGCTTTGATGATGGGCGTTGTTATCGGAACATATTCCTCATGGTTTGTTGCGAGTCCTATACTTATTGAATGGGAGCATGCCATGGAGAGGAAAGCGGTTGTCGTAAAAAAATGA